The following are from one region of the Carnobacterium gallinarum DSM 4847 genome:
- a CDS encoding SpaA isopeptide-forming pilin-related protein: MKKKWNIMALIILLLQTFTPVIGVAQAAEVNKGFYLTDVEVNRSELKNSTEVNLNIIGNAQTSKAETTILTVSSNIALTKTSGTVVNEKKQQVGTYQQEQQQIIVKLDAELTETASLAITGKVVGDEKDSQTVTITSGTSSVTKEIPAQTTEEATKPDSSIDTTIDSSATKDSTTPTKPDKQVVAGTATTKRDPINIGNLLPSKDGQTSLITGMEVLGKDGKPITSGSIGDYFKFNMDMVIPEDIREKLQNGDYFEFQLPDQINITQNQNFTLTDENGEPYATVSITTDGKVVITFNEKITQESDVSGNFNFDGQFDKDSITGPGDIHVDTPFVDKQPGIDITIKPEVDSSVDKEGAFDKTPNPGKVIWNVDVNKAMDEITNATVTENFPDGLTFDSVKIYTVDVDFEGKVIPGSEKLVDPSDYTVDAKGNVTFKNKIDGAYRLTYESTIDEDKKPGADGGKVKFENKVNFDGDEINSIPASSTVTADYKKALEKGQVGYDPENQTFDWTIKYNYNEANIKESQATVTDTINSNMNLEDGSVVLNKVTFDAKGNPIEGAPLVEGQDYILVPKADGKGFDIQFIGDVDYAITIHYTTKVDEEIDEDTDFSNTVEDGSGNKDTEEGHAKQQGVVKDVNHVDQNAKIIEWVIEVNKNNYEMQNWSLTDQLGDGLTLLNAPFVIEDLTTGKSLKKDIDYTLDYDATTNRFKIVFLNSYLVTSDTFKIHYQTRYDIDSLPAGSSFVNTANSDWISTTDNTHKNPGDTADFKPNEESNNNGFKSGDYNAVDKKITWTLGVNYNRVPLKDAFITDPITGNQKFVPGSVKVFHYQITSDGKYIKGAEVTGAELDGFEILEPNFANNNVLSIHLPDGPSTSQYMFEYQTSLEGQVINDSATYTNTAKTTNVDSPDYSVTGEVSVAHGGNLAEKSGAQDENGFVNWSVNVNPSQSTISDVVVHDNPSTNQVVDEKSIIVYETTVAKDGTITKGAPLDPSKYHVVLTTDNETGLQHLQVAFDGVITTSYVLEYRSMIFLDSGNTGTVNNELTVTGKNHGEVTGGDNTDVTVNVSDGGGIIFGTKGSLTIRKTNDSQKALVGAKFELWDAKNVLKLREGQVDASGQLIFGALPYGTYSLKEVQAPIGYTIPDDLVTGREVTVTKESSLSGAMTNIMDPESAVTLVKKSESGALLAGATFKLELLIGTVWTPVRTAEKFITDSKGRLIVKGLDVGHYRFTETKAPLTPKEYILNTVPVEFDVTRNANGQIIPVTVGPFINYLGSAVFEKQDAKGNPLAGAEFTVKRMKDGSGNNVNETIATKVKSDATGKVNLKDLAPGVYEVTETKAPTGYLLNTSKLTFTIVQQASGPVATIDAGIFKNYQGSIQFTKKNEAKKTLAGAIFEVQDKAGKVIQTNLVSDSKGIVKVTDLAPGEYNLVEIKAPTGYLLNTHKTAFTIGKEANGQPNPVQLVDQINYQGSVVLTKINSSYDPLEGAEFTLYDENNQVVGVYTSAKDGKININDLAPGDYKLIETKAPLQPNGKPYIQNSYPITFTIGTKADGRPKQLDLGYYQNFHGKLVLTKKDGEGGAALAGAVFNLYRLGTTDPIATIATDKNGYLDYGKLAAGSYKLVEIKAPAGYVINTNPVYFVVSQSETGNTEDKFTFKNFQSAIEFNKVNEATQPLKGAEFKIIQKTDAAGTVVNQTIVENLVADKDGKYRYKGLEEGTYELIETKAATGYMLNTTPYEFNVEPSMNKAPIKLLANFINYRGAISFNKTDEKGKGLAGAEFKLFTKKGEAVKDVKGKEITATSNKDGKVSLDHLMPGEYVLKETKAPTGYLLNEAEIVFTIQASNAGKPTINQLPDFINYQGSAKLIKVDADNQQKVLSNAVFELVDEKGKIVYQGLKTNNLGEFTVERLAPGKYHFIETEAPTDYQLSKTSYEVVIPDKANQKPELITIMATNKHVEPSIPKVPQVPNVPNVPNTPNTPDTPNKTYPQTGEQMNNTLWMGLLLLGLSSLVRFKLKPKKTNN, translated from the coding sequence ATGAAAAAAAAATGGAACATTATGGCGTTAATAATTTTGTTACTGCAGACATTTACACCAGTTATTGGTGTAGCACAAGCAGCAGAAGTAAATAAAGGATTTTATTTAACAGATGTGGAAGTTAATAGAAGTGAATTGAAAAATTCAACTGAAGTAAATCTAAACATAATTGGTAACGCTCAAACGTCTAAGGCAGAGACAACAATTTTGACGGTTTCAAGCAATATAGCCTTAACTAAGACTAGTGGGACAGTAGTGAATGAAAAGAAGCAGCAAGTGGGTACCTATCAACAAGAGCAACAACAAATTATTGTTAAGCTAGATGCTGAACTAACAGAAACGGCTTCTCTCGCTATTACGGGAAAAGTAGTTGGTGATGAAAAAGATTCTCAAACGGTTACGATTACTTCTGGAACATCGAGTGTGACAAAAGAAATACCTGCTCAAACTACCGAAGAAGCAACAAAGCCAGATTCTAGTATAGATACAACGATAGATTCAAGTGCTACAAAAGATTCAACAACTCCAACAAAGCCTGATAAACAAGTCGTTGCTGGAACTGCAACAACGAAGCGTGATCCGATTAATATTGGTAATCTTTTGCCATCAAAAGATGGACAAACCTCTTTGATTACTGGAATGGAAGTTTTAGGAAAAGATGGAAAGCCTATTACATCAGGAAGTATTGGGGATTATTTTAAATTCAATATGGATATGGTAATTCCAGAAGATATTCGTGAGAAATTACAAAATGGTGATTATTTTGAATTTCAATTGCCAGATCAAATCAATATTACTCAAAATCAAAACTTTACCTTAACTGATGAAAATGGTGAGCCATATGCGACTGTGTCTATCACAACAGATGGTAAAGTAGTCATCACATTTAATGAAAAGATTACACAAGAATCAGATGTAAGTGGAAACTTTAATTTTGATGGTCAATTTGATAAAGACAGTATTACTGGACCAGGAGATATACATGTGGATACCCCATTTGTAGATAAACAACCAGGAATTGATATTACAATTAAGCCAGAAGTGGATAGTAGCGTTGATAAAGAAGGTGCTTTTGATAAAACGCCTAATCCTGGAAAAGTTATTTGGAATGTTGATGTTAATAAAGCGATGGATGAGATTACCAATGCTACCGTTACAGAGAACTTTCCTGATGGATTAACCTTTGATAGTGTGAAAATTTATACAGTTGATGTTGATTTTGAAGGAAAGGTTATTCCAGGATCAGAAAAATTAGTTGATCCTAGTGACTATACAGTTGATGCCAAAGGGAATGTGACGTTTAAAAATAAAATTGACGGAGCCTATCGTTTAACTTATGAGTCAACAATTGATGAAGATAAGAAGCCGGGAGCTGACGGTGGAAAAGTAAAATTTGAAAATAAAGTGAACTTTGATGGAGATGAGATTAACTCAATTCCAGCTAGTTCAACAGTAACAGCTGATTACAAAAAAGCCTTAGAAAAAGGGCAAGTAGGTTATGATCCTGAAAATCAAACTTTTGATTGGACGATTAAATATAATTACAATGAAGCGAATATTAAAGAATCACAAGCAACAGTTACCGATACAATCAATAGCAACATGAACTTAGAAGATGGTTCAGTTGTGTTGAATAAAGTTACTTTTGATGCAAAAGGAAATCCGATAGAAGGTGCACCGTTAGTTGAAGGACAAGATTATATTTTAGTGCCTAAAGCTGATGGAAAAGGGTTTGACATTCAATTTATTGGTGATGTCGATTATGCTATTACTATTCATTACACAACTAAAGTGGATGAAGAAATTGATGAAGATACAGACTTTAGCAATACGGTTGAAGATGGAAGTGGCAATAAAGATACAGAAGAAGGACATGCAAAGCAACAAGGAGTTGTGAAAGATGTCAATCATGTGGATCAGAATGCTAAGATCATTGAATGGGTCATTGAAGTTAATAAAAACAACTATGAAATGCAAAATTGGAGTTTAACTGATCAATTAGGTGATGGCTTAACGTTATTAAATGCTCCATTTGTTATTGAGGATTTAACAACTGGAAAATCATTAAAAAAAGATATCGATTATACTTTAGACTACGATGCAACAACCAATCGTTTTAAAATCGTCTTTCTTAATAGCTATCTAGTAACATCAGATACATTTAAAATTCACTATCAAACTCGATATGATATTGATAGTCTGCCAGCGGGTAGTTCATTTGTGAATACAGCAAACTCAGATTGGATTAGTACGACGGATAATACTCATAAAAATCCAGGAGACACAGCTGATTTTAAGCCAAATGAAGAAAGCAATAATAATGGATTTAAATCCGGTGACTACAATGCTGTTGATAAAAAAATTACTTGGACATTAGGTGTAAATTATAACCGTGTTCCGTTAAAAGATGCATTTATCACAGATCCAATAACCGGAAATCAAAAATTTGTACCTGGTAGTGTAAAAGTATTCCACTATCAAATTACTTCAGACGGAAAATACATTAAAGGTGCGGAAGTAACAGGCGCTGAATTAGATGGTTTTGAAATTCTGGAACCAAACTTTGCTAATAATAATGTTTTAAGTATTCATTTACCAGATGGCCCTTCAACAAGTCAGTATATGTTTGAATATCAGACTTCTTTAGAAGGACAAGTCATTAATGATTCGGCAACCTATACAAATACTGCCAAAACAACAAATGTTGATAGTCCAGATTATAGTGTTACCGGAGAAGTTAGTGTTGCTCATGGTGGAAACTTAGCTGAAAAATCAGGAGCTCAAGATGAAAATGGTTTTGTTAATTGGAGTGTGAATGTCAATCCAAGTCAATCTACAATTAGTGATGTAGTAGTCCATGACAATCCTTCAACCAATCAAGTAGTTGATGAAAAATCGATTATTGTGTATGAAACAACAGTTGCAAAAGATGGTACGATTACTAAAGGAGCTCCATTAGATCCAAGTAAATATCACGTTGTCTTAACTACTGATAATGAAACAGGATTACAACATTTACAAGTAGCCTTTGATGGTGTCATAACAACTAGTTATGTTCTTGAATATCGTTCAATGATTTTTCTTGATAGCGGCAATACTGGCACAGTTAATAACGAATTAACCGTAACTGGTAAAAATCATGGTGAAGTAACGGGTGGTGATAACACGGATGTGACGGTGAATGTATCAGATGGTGGCGGAATTATTTTTGGGACAAAAGGCAGTTTAACTATTCGCAAAACAAACGATAGCCAAAAAGCTTTAGTAGGTGCCAAATTTGAACTTTGGGATGCCAAAAATGTTCTTAAATTAAGAGAAGGTCAAGTCGATGCCAGTGGTCAATTGATTTTTGGCGCGTTGCCTTATGGAACGTATAGTTTGAAAGAAGTTCAAGCACCAATCGGTTATACCATTCCAGATGATTTGGTAACAGGTCGTGAAGTCACTGTAACCAAAGAAAGCTCACTATCAGGTGCCATGACAAATATTATGGATCCAGAGTCGGCAGTTACTTTAGTTAAAAAATCTGAATCAGGTGCTTTACTAGCAGGAGCAACATTTAAATTAGAGCTATTAATTGGAACTGTTTGGACACCCGTTCGGACAGCAGAAAAATTTATCACAGATAGCAAAGGTCGCTTAATTGTGAAAGGATTAGATGTAGGGCACTATCGCTTTACAGAAACAAAAGCACCTTTAACTCCAAAAGAATATATCTTAAATACAGTTCCAGTTGAGTTTGATGTAACACGGAACGCAAATGGTCAAATTATTCCTGTAACCGTTGGACCATTTATTAACTATCTAGGTAGTGCTGTTTTTGAAAAACAAGATGCTAAAGGCAACCCTTTAGCTGGCGCAGAATTTACAGTTAAACGAATGAAAGATGGTTCAGGCAATAACGTAAATGAAACCATTGCTACTAAGGTGAAATCTGATGCGACTGGGAAAGTTAATTTGAAAGATTTAGCTCCTGGTGTTTATGAAGTTACGGAAACAAAAGCCCCAACAGGTTATCTGCTAAATACTAGTAAACTAACCTTTACAATTGTTCAACAAGCTAGTGGTCCTGTTGCAACGATTGATGCTGGAATCTTTAAGAATTATCAAGGAAGTATTCAATTTACGAAGAAAAATGAAGCTAAAAAGACTTTAGCTGGCGCCATTTTTGAAGTTCAAGATAAAGCGGGTAAAGTGATTCAAACCAACTTAGTCAGTGATAGCAAAGGGATTGTAAAAGTAACAGATTTAGCTCCGGGAGAGTACAATTTAGTTGAAATTAAAGCCCCAACAGGCTATCTTTTAAATACTCACAAAACAGCCTTTACAATTGGCAAAGAAGCAAATGGTCAACCAAACCCAGTTCAATTAGTTGATCAAATTAATTACCAAGGTAGCGTTGTATTAACAAAAATCAATAGTAGCTACGATCCTTTAGAAGGTGCGGAATTTACCTTATATGACGAAAATAATCAAGTTGTTGGTGTTTATACCTCCGCTAAAGATGGGAAAATTAATATCAATGATTTAGCTCCGGGTGATTACAAATTAATCGAAACTAAAGCACCATTACAACCAAATGGCAAACCATATATTCAAAATAGCTATCCAATTACATTTACAATTGGAACAAAAGCAGATGGAAGACCGAAACAACTAGATTTAGGTTACTACCAAAACTTCCATGGAAAATTAGTCTTAACTAAGAAAGATGGTGAGGGTGGAGCTGCTTTAGCTGGTGCAGTCTTTAATCTATATCGTCTAGGAACTACTGATCCAATTGCAACAATTGCGACAGACAAAAATGGTTATTTAGATTATGGGAAATTAGCAGCAGGTTCTTATAAACTTGTAGAAATCAAAGCTCCAGCAGGTTATGTTATTAATACAAATCCAGTTTATTTTGTTGTGAGTCAAAGTGAAACAGGAAATACAGAGGATAAATTTACCTTTAAAAACTTCCAATCGGCAATTGAATTCAATAAGGTTAATGAAGCTACGCAACCTTTAAAAGGTGCAGAATTTAAAATTATCCAAAAAACAGATGCAGCAGGAACCGTTGTAAACCAAACAATTGTTGAAAACTTAGTTGCAGATAAAGATGGTAAATACCGTTATAAAGGTTTGGAAGAAGGTACGTATGAATTAATCGAAACCAAAGCAGCTACGGGTTATATGTTAAATACAACACCATATGAATTTAATGTTGAACCTAGTATGAATAAAGCTCCAATTAAATTATTAGCTAATTTCATTAATTATCGTGGTGCCATTAGTTTTAATAAAACCGATGAAAAGGGCAAAGGCTTAGCTGGCGCAGAATTTAAATTATTTACTAAAAAAGGTGAAGCTGTAAAAGATGTAAAAGGTAAGGAAATTACAGCAACATCTAATAAAGATGGAAAAGTCAGTCTAGATCATTTAATGCCTGGTGAGTATGTCTTAAAAGAAACGAAAGCCCCAACAGGATATTTGCTAAATGAAGCTGAAATTGTGTTTACTATTCAAGCAAGTAATGCAGGAAAACCAACAATCAATCAATTACCAGATTTTATAAACTATCAAGGATCTGCTAAATTAATAAAAGTTGATGCAGATAATCAACAAAAAGTATTAAGCAATGCGGTTTTTGAATTAGTCGATGAAAAAGGGAAAATAGTTTATCAAGGTTTAAAAACCAATAACTTAGGTGAATTTACAGTTGAACGATTAGCTCCTGGGAAATATCATTTTATTGAAACAGAAGCACCAACAGATTATCAGTTAAGTAAGACTTCCTATGAGGTGGTTATCCCTGATAAAGCAAACCAAAAGCCTGAATTGATTACAATAATGGCAACAAATAAACATGTTGAACCAAGTATCCCGAAGGTTCCCCAAGTTCCGAATGTACCAAATGTTCCAAATACACCAAATACACCAGATACACCAAATAAAACCTATCCACAAACAGGTGAGCAAATGAACAATACACTTTGGATGGGATTACTATTACTAGGATTAAGTAGTTTGGTTAGATTTAAACTAAAACCAAAGAAAACGAATAATTAA